In Bacteroidales bacterium, a genomic segment contains:
- a CDS encoding polysaccharide deacetylase family protein, protein MLIVRPPSLLTRALHRMTWDLTGDHREVYLTFDDGPTPVVTPWVLDRLDEAGAKGTFFCLGRNVDKHPGLYRQILAGGHSVGNHSYSHLKGFRSSVRRYMDDIRLASDMIDSRLFRPPYGRIFPGQVKAVLEQYDIIMWDVLSIDYNSGLSGERVLQNVTRHVKPGSIIVFHDSDKAADNLYYALPRTLGFLKEEGYRMKAIPSSGLPREDHTIH, encoded by the coding sequence ATGCTGATAGTCAGGCCACCTTCTTTGCTTACCCGTGCCTTGCACCGGATGACCTGGGACCTTACCGGCGACCACCGGGAGGTGTACCTGACTTTTGACGATGGTCCGACTCCCGTGGTAACCCCCTGGGTGCTGGACCGCCTGGATGAAGCCGGGGCAAAGGGGACCTTTTTCTGCCTGGGCCGCAACGTGGATAAGCACCCCGGACTCTACAGGCAGATCCTCGCCGGCGGCCATTCAGTGGGCAACCATAGCTACAGTCACCTGAAGGGGTTCCGTTCCAGCGTCAGGCGCTATATGGACGATATCCGCCTGGCTTCGGACATGATCGATTCCAGATTGTTCCGTCCGCCTTATGGCCGGATCTTTCCGGGACAGGTAAAGGCGGTGCTCGAGCAATATGATATTATCATGTGGGATGTGCTGAGTATTGACTATAACAGCGGACTCAGCGGGGAGCGTGTTCTTCAGAATGTGACCCGCCATGTCAAACCAGGCTCCATCATTGTATTTCACGATTCGGATAAAGCGGCAGACAACCTGTATTACGCCCTGCCCCGGACCCTCGGGTTTTTAAAGGAGGAGGGTTACCGTATGAAGGCCATTCCCAGCAGCGGTCTGCCCAGGGAGGATCATACCATCCATTGA
- a CDS encoding DUF2723 domain-containing protein: protein MENFRRYNLILGWGVFLVSLIVYLLTMEPTASFWDCGEFIATAYKMEVGHPPGAPFFMILGRFFTLFAGGDVTRVAVSMNILSAMASAFTILFLFWTLTHLVRKFFEKEEQSGPVARITVFGAALVGSLAYTFSDSFWFSAVEAEVYSTSSLFTAVVFWAILKWENVADEPGANRWLILIAYLMGLSIGVHLLNLLAIPAIIMVYYFRKYTPTAKGVLAAMAVSVGILGVINYMLIPGLTAIAGKFELLFVNGLGLPFNSGVVVYVLLLFSGLIAGIYLTHKKGKVLWNTVLLGLFVIVIGYSSYAIIVIRSAANTPLDESNPDTVFSLLDYLNRDQYGDNPLVYGAYFNHRPTSIKESKPSYYKGEDKYFQVDKNREYVYDKSAKGVFPRMWSTQDRHANEYIYWGGMSEADLYDVQRDAEGNPMMNQFGTYSYDRNRAIGRPSFGQNMRFFFRYQVGYMYLRYFMWNFAGRQNDIQGHGELTKGNWISGIKFIDQARLGPQENLPSYIVDNKGNNKYYLLPLLLGLAGAFFHYKKHQKDFWVVGLLFVLTGFAILVYLNQYPIQPRERDYAYAASFYAFAIWIGIGVAGLIEWASGKKRSAVSAAALVLASLILVPGIMAKENWDDHDRSDRYTAPAFARNFLNSCLPGGIMFTNGDNDTFPLWYLQEVEGVRTDVRVVNLSYLTADWYIEQMKQTFYDTEALPIAMTREQYVQGERDFAYLVDNAGVLIKEKYEANRESYEEKTMGIYSDLLEVLEGSLLQQNHANDYKAIEALENNMDPLRLYSYMRTFNSEEIASRIQLDKGEMNALTARMESMIRRIDADYAPLKEAFAFMLGDDPRFQQGQYFIPAKKFVIPADSASLAPWVVPEKFRENQVDQVRFSISDQVLYKNLLTVMDLLGTNDWERPIYFSTTVPSDNYLNLDPYFVREGLALRVAPVEFGNLNYLGKVDTDDMYRKLMEEFDWGGLDTPGIYMDENNLRMTIHYRYAFSVLAGALTDEGRPDEAKEVLDRCMQRMPEENVPYNAGITPIIQGYFGVGDTATANRMVEKYEQKLESELDYYVLLSMKNKYRFAKTGNDFLAAVRDINQLRSMCLGYGEIEASRRLEEKLSRYGQEYDRLFR, encoded by the coding sequence ATGGAAAATTTCCGTCGATATAACCTGATCCTCGGATGGGGCGTCTTTCTGGTCTCACTGATTGTCTACCTTCTTACTATGGAACCCACAGCCAGCTTCTGGGACTGTGGAGAGTTTATTGCCACCGCCTATAAGATGGAGGTAGGTCACCCTCCGGGAGCCCCCTTCTTTATGATTCTCGGACGTTTTTTCACCCTGTTCGCCGGAGGAGATGTGACCAGGGTGGCCGTGAGCATGAATATCCTTTCGGCCATGGCCAGCGCTTTTACCATTCTGTTCCTGTTCTGGACCCTGACCCACCTGGTGCGGAAATTCTTTGAGAAAGAGGAACAGTCAGGCCCCGTAGCCAGAATCACTGTATTTGGGGCTGCCCTGGTGGGTTCCCTGGCCTATACCTTCTCCGACTCCTTCTGGTTCTCCGCCGTGGAAGCCGAGGTCTACTCGACCTCTTCGCTCTTTACGGCCGTGGTATTCTGGGCCATCCTTAAGTGGGAAAACGTGGCTGACGAACCCGGAGCCAACCGCTGGCTGATCCTGATTGCCTATCTGATGGGGCTCTCCATCGGGGTGCACCTGCTGAACCTGCTGGCCATTCCGGCCATTATCATGGTCTACTATTTCAGGAAATACACCCCCACTGCAAAAGGAGTGCTTGCAGCCATGGCTGTTTCGGTAGGCATACTGGGTGTGATTAACTATATGCTTATCCCCGGCCTGACCGCCATTGCCGGTAAATTTGAGCTGCTGTTTGTAAATGGTTTGGGATTGCCCTTCAATTCGGGGGTTGTGGTATATGTCCTGTTGCTTTTTAGCGGACTGATAGCCGGGATTTACCTGACCCACAAGAAGGGAAAGGTTCTCTGGAACACCGTCCTGCTTGGTCTGTTCGTGATCGTTATCGGTTATTCTTCCTATGCGATTATTGTGATCCGTTCTGCTGCCAATACGCCCCTGGATGAAAGTAACCCCGATACCGTGTTTTCACTGCTCGATTATCTGAACAGGGACCAGTATGGGGACAATCCCCTGGTTTATGGGGCCTATTTCAATCACAGGCCCACCAGTATAAAAGAGAGTAAACCCAGCTATTACAAGGGCGAGGATAAATATTTCCAGGTGGATAAGAACCGGGAGTATGTTTATGATAAATCGGCCAAGGGGGTGTTCCCCAGGATGTGGAGCACCCAGGACAGGCACGCCAATGAGTATATCTACTGGGGTGGAATGAGCGAGGCGGATCTTTATGATGTGCAACGGGATGCCGAAGGAAACCCGATGATGAACCAGTTTGGGACCTACAGCTACGATCGCAACAGGGCCATAGGAAGACCCAGTTTTGGACAGAATATGCGCTTTTTCTTCCGGTACCAGGTGGGTTATATGTACCTGCGCTATTTCATGTGGAACTTTGCAGGGAGGCAGAACGATATTCAGGGACACGGCGAGCTGACCAAGGGGAACTGGATCAGCGGGATCAAGTTTATCGACCAGGCCCGCCTGGGACCCCAGGAGAATCTGCCGTCCTATATTGTGGATAACAAGGGGAATAATAAATATTATCTTTTGCCGCTCCTGCTCGGACTGGCCGGAGCTTTTTTCCATTACAAGAAACACCAGAAAGACTTCTGGGTGGTAGGTTTGCTGTTTGTCCTGACCGGATTTGCCATCCTGGTTTATCTGAACCAGTATCCCATCCAGCCCAGGGAACGGGATTATGCCTATGCGGCCTCGTTTTATGCCTTTGCCATCTGGATCGGGATTGGAGTGGCCGGACTCATTGAGTGGGCTTCCGGAAAAAAGCGCTCCGCGGTAAGCGCGGCGGCGCTGGTTCTCGCATCGCTGATCCTGGTGCCCGGGATCATGGCCAAAGAGAACTGGGACGATCACGATCGTTCGGACCGGTATACAGCCCCTGCCTTTGCACGGAATTTCCTGAATTCCTGTCTTCCGGGAGGGATCATGTTCACCAACGGGGATAACGATACTTTCCCGCTCTGGTACCTCCAGGAGGTGGAGGGGGTGCGTACCGATGTGCGCGTTGTGAACCTGAGTTATCTGACCGCGGACTGGTATATAGAGCAGATGAAGCAGACCTTCTACGACACTGAAGCCTTGCCCATTGCGATGACCCGGGAGCAATATGTCCAGGGGGAACGGGACTTTGCCTACCTGGTCGACAATGCCGGGGTTCTGATCAAGGAAAAGTATGAGGCCAACAGGGAGAGCTATGAAGAGAAGACCATGGGGATATATTCGGATCTGCTGGAAGTCTTGGAGGGCTCCCTGCTGCAACAGAATCATGCCAATGATTACAAGGCTATAGAAGCGCTTGAAAACAATATGGACCCCCTGCGCCTTTACAGTTATATGCGCACGTTTAATTCGGAGGAGATTGCCAGCCGTATTCAGCTCGATAAGGGAGAGATGAACGCGCTTACTGCCCGGATGGAGTCGATGATCAGGCGGATCGATGCCGACTATGCCCCCCTGAAAGAGGCTTTTGCCTTTATGCTGGGCGATGATCCCCGCTTCCAGCAGGGACAATACTTTATTCCGGCCAAAAAATTTGTGATTCCGGCCGATTCTGCCTCTCTGGCTCCCTGGGTGGTTCCCGAAAAATTCCGGGAGAACCAGGTGGATCAGGTACGCTTCAGTATTTCCGACCAGGTCCTTTACAAGAATTTGCTTACCGTAATGGATCTGCTGGGAACCAACGACTGGGAGCGTCCCATCTATTTCTCCACCACCGTACCGTCGGACAACTATCTGAACCTGGATCCCTACTTTGTGCGTGAAGGACTGGCTCTCCGGGTAGCCCCCGTGGAGTTCGGTAACCTGAACTACCTGGGCAAGGTGGATACGGATGACATGTACCGAAAGCTGATGGAGGAGTTTGACTGGGGCGGACTGGATACCCCGGGGATTTATATGGATGAGAACAACCTGAGGATGACCATTCACTACCGCTATGCCTTCTCGGTCCTGGCCGGCGCCCTCACGGACGAGGGAAGGCCGGACGAGGCCAAAGAAGTTCTGGACCGTTGCATGCAACGGATGCCGGAAGAAAATGTCCCTTACAATGCCGGGATCACTCCCATCATCCAGGGATATTTTGGGGTGGGAGATACGGCTACTGCCAATAGGATGGTTGAGAAGTATGAGCAGAAGCTTGAATCGGAGCTCGACTACTACGTCCTGTTGTCCATGAAAAATAAGTACCGCTTTGCCAAGACCGGCAACGATTTCCTGGCTGCCGTCAGGGATATCAACCAGCTTCGCAGCATGTGTCTGGGATATGGCGAGATAGAAGCCTCGCGCCGCCTGGAAGAAAAGCTTTCCAGGTACGGACAGGAGTACGACAGGCTCTTCAGGTAA